One Leifsonia shinshuensis DNA window includes the following coding sequences:
- the fbaA gene encoding class II fructose-bisphosphate aldolase produces the protein MPIATPDQYAEMLDKAKAGGFAYPAFNVSSSQTINSVLQGLTEAGSDGIIQVTTGGADYFAGQTVKARATGALAFAKFATEVAKNYPITVALHTDHCPKGALDDFVLPLIAASEEEVRAGRNPIFQSHMWDGSAVPLDENLEIAQEMIKRTKAINAILEVEIGVVGGEEDGVRHEGSNDALYTTLADVEKAVEALGLGENGRYMAALTFGNVHGVYKPGNVKLRPELLKEIQDGLAAKYGTGPKPLDLVFHGGSGSTDAEIAEAVRNGVVKMNIDTDTQYAFTRSIAGYMFDNYDGVLKVDGEVGNKKAYDPRAWGKVAETAMAARVVEATQQLGSAGHSGK, from the coding sequence ATGCCCATCGCCACGCCGGACCAGTACGCAGAGATGCTCGACAAGGCGAAGGCAGGCGGGTTCGCGTATCCCGCGTTCAACGTCTCGTCGTCGCAGACGATCAACTCCGTGCTCCAGGGCCTCACCGAGGCGGGCAGCGACGGCATCATCCAGGTGACCACCGGCGGCGCCGACTACTTCGCCGGCCAGACCGTCAAGGCCCGCGCCACCGGCGCGCTCGCCTTCGCCAAGTTCGCGACCGAGGTCGCCAAGAACTACCCGATCACGGTCGCACTGCACACGGACCACTGCCCGAAGGGCGCCCTCGACGACTTCGTGCTGCCGCTCATCGCCGCCTCCGAGGAGGAGGTCCGCGCCGGCCGCAACCCGATCTTCCAGTCGCACATGTGGGACGGCTCGGCGGTCCCGCTGGACGAGAACCTCGAGATCGCGCAGGAGATGATCAAGCGCACGAAGGCCATCAACGCCATCCTCGAAGTCGAGATCGGCGTCGTCGGCGGCGAGGAGGACGGCGTGCGTCACGAGGGCTCCAACGACGCCCTCTACACGACGCTTGCCGACGTCGAGAAGGCCGTCGAGGCCCTGGGCCTCGGCGAGAACGGCCGCTACATGGCCGCGCTCACCTTCGGAAACGTGCACGGCGTCTACAAGCCGGGCAACGTCAAGCTGCGCCCGGAGCTCCTCAAGGAGATCCAGGACGGCCTCGCGGCGAAGTACGGCACCGGCCCGAAGCCGCTCGACCTCGTCTTCCACGGCGGCTCCGGCTCGACCGACGCCGAGATCGCCGAGGCGGTCCGCAACGGCGTCGTGAAGATGAACATCGACACGGACACCCAGTACGCGTTCACCCGCTCGATCGCGGGCTACATGTTCGACAACTACGACGGCGTCCTCAAGGTCGACGGCGAGGTGGGCAACAAGAAGGCCTACGACCCGCGCGCCTGGGGCAAGGTCGCCGAGACCGCGATGGCCGCCCGCGTCGTGGAGGCCACGCAGCAGCTCGGCAGCGCCGGTCACTCCGGCAAGTAG
- a CDS encoding SDR family oxidoreductase: MTIVVTGATGHLGRLTVDALLDRGVPAADIRALGRSAERLAPLAARGVQTAVIDFEKPETLDAAFAGADALLLVSGSEVGQRIPQHRNAIDAAVRAGVGRLVYTSAPHADDTDLVLAPEHAETERLLAASGLPVTVLRNNWYTENYTGQVDIAAATGELVGSAATGRVASASRKDYAEAAAVVLTTDGHDGAVYELAGDVAWTFDDLAAAIGELLGRPVAYRSVTPDEHGAALREAGLDEGTAGFVVALDGNIRDGALADATGTLSELIGRPTTPLAAGLAESRAA, encoded by the coding sequence ATGACCATCGTCGTCACCGGAGCCACCGGACACCTCGGACGCCTCACCGTGGACGCCCTCCTCGACCGTGGCGTCCCCGCCGCCGACATCCGTGCCCTCGGGCGCAGCGCCGAGCGCCTCGCCCCGCTCGCCGCGCGCGGCGTGCAGACCGCCGTGATCGACTTCGAGAAGCCGGAGACCCTGGACGCGGCGTTCGCCGGAGCCGACGCCCTCCTGCTCGTCTCCGGGTCGGAGGTCGGCCAGCGCATCCCGCAGCACCGCAACGCCATCGACGCCGCCGTGCGCGCGGGCGTCGGCCGCCTGGTCTACACGAGCGCCCCGCACGCCGACGACACCGACCTGGTGCTCGCGCCGGAGCACGCGGAGACCGAGCGGCTTCTGGCGGCCTCCGGCCTCCCGGTGACCGTGCTGCGCAACAACTGGTACACCGAGAACTACACCGGTCAGGTCGACATCGCGGCCGCGACCGGCGAGCTGGTCGGCAGCGCGGCGACCGGACGGGTCGCCAGCGCCTCGCGCAAGGACTATGCGGAGGCCGCCGCCGTCGTGCTCACGACCGACGGCCACGACGGCGCGGTCTACGAGCTGGCGGGCGACGTCGCGTGGACGTTCGACGACCTGGCTGCGGCGATCGGCGAGCTGCTGGGCCGCCCGGTCGCCTACCGGTCGGTGACGCCGGACGAGCACGGGGCCGCGCTGCGCGAGGCCGGACTGGACGAGGGGACCGCGGGCTTCGTGGTCGCGCTCGACGGCAACATCCGCGACGGAGCGCTCGCGGACGCGACCGGGACGCTCAGCGAGCTGATCGGCCGGCCGACGACGCCGCTCGCCGCGGGGCTTGCGGAGTCGCGCGCGGCCTGA
- a CDS encoding DUF4245 domain-containing protein → MSPTSRTNRGAKPPAVVAELGRPETPEETAARKAQNSANHRNRQTVNNLVYSLIATVALVAVIVLIVPRGNPTSSAPPVDYAAVAQQAQGSEPDRLVVPKLPSGWTSNSAELRTKTSDNVDAWYIGLLTPKGQYIGITQGFDANDSWVADQVNRTRIAGTRNIDGVKWDVYDNRAAGSDAGNVKYALVTTAGTSTIVVFGTAEDSEFTTVASSLTDQLHSLGSPTPGGK, encoded by the coding sequence ATGAGTCCCACGTCCCGCACCAACCGAGGGGCCAAGCCTCCCGCCGTCGTCGCCGAGCTCGGCCGCCCGGAGACGCCGGAGGAGACTGCCGCCCGCAAGGCGCAGAACTCCGCCAACCACCGCAACCGGCAGACGGTCAACAACCTCGTCTACTCGCTGATCGCGACGGTCGCGCTGGTCGCCGTCATCGTGCTGATCGTGCCACGCGGCAACCCGACGTCGTCGGCTCCCCCCGTCGACTACGCCGCGGTCGCCCAGCAGGCGCAGGGCAGCGAGCCCGACCGGCTCGTGGTGCCGAAGCTCCCCTCCGGCTGGACGTCGAACAGCGCCGAGCTGCGCACCAAGACCTCCGACAACGTCGACGCCTGGTACATCGGGCTGCTCACGCCCAAGGGCCAGTACATCGGCATCACGCAGGGCTTCGACGCGAACGACAGCTGGGTCGCCGACCAGGTGAACCGCACCCGCATCGCCGGCACCCGGAACATCGACGGCGTGAAATGGGACGTCTACGACAATCGCGCGGCCGGCTCCGACGCCGGAAACGTGAAGTACGCCCTCGTCACGACCGCGGGCACGAGCACCATCGTGGTGTTCGGCACCGCGGAGGACTCGGAGTTCACGACAGTCGCCTCGTCCCTCACCGACCAGCTCCACTCCCTCGGCTCACCCACCCCAGGAGGAAAGTAA
- a CDS encoding exodeoxyribonuclease VII small subunit: MDTMPTPEISALSYEEARDELVRVVTELEQGSTTLEESIALWERGEELARHCEEWLIGAKARLDAARAGATAGASAAAGAGARSVSDTE, from the coding sequence ATGGACACCATGCCCACCCCGGAGATCAGCGCGCTCAGCTACGAGGAGGCGCGGGACGAGCTCGTCCGCGTCGTCACCGAGCTGGAGCAGGGCTCGACGACTCTGGAGGAGTCCATCGCCCTGTGGGAGCGCGGCGAAGAGCTCGCCCGGCACTGCGAGGAGTGGCTGATCGGCGCGAAGGCGCGGCTCGACGCGGCCCGCGCCGGCGCCACGGCGGGCGCGAGCGCTGCCGCAGGGGCGGGCGCACGGAGCGTGTCAGACACCGAATGA
- a CDS encoding sugar porter family MFS transporter, which yields MTASPLPEAATTAIAGTASPHPDDPRARRFLRRVAILATFGGLLFGYDTGVISGALPFMQFEDRPLTPLEEGTVVSSLLFGAALGSFLCGRIADRRGRRGLIGALAVVFFLAAVVCAFAPTIGVMIAARFALGLAVGGASVVVPMYLAELAPAARRGRIVTTNELMIVSGQLAAFVVNALLAAVVPEHAAVWRWMLVVASLPAVVLFFGMLVVPESPRWLILHGRFAEGLAVLRRIRTEHHAEREAEEIRRHEERAVRTPLLTELAVPWIRRVFVIGLRIAMVQQLTGVNSIMYYGVQILQKSGFDQQGALIGQIANGVISVLATFVGIALLGRMGRRPLLITGLIGTTTSLLLVGGASALLAGTPALPFVVLSLTVTFLAFQQGAVSPVTWLMLAEIFPARIRGAAFGLAALILWLTNVLVGFLFPQLVDGIGISPTFFLFAVVGVGAVVFVERCLPETRGRSLETLEAELRERFAR from the coding sequence ATGACCGCATCCCCTCTCCCGGAGGCCGCCACCACGGCGATCGCCGGCACGGCCTCACCCCACCCCGACGACCCACGCGCCCGCCGCTTCCTCCGCCGGGTCGCCATCCTCGCCACCTTCGGCGGCCTCCTGTTCGGCTACGACACCGGCGTCATCAGCGGCGCCCTGCCGTTCATGCAGTTCGAGGACCGGCCGCTCACCCCGCTCGAAGAGGGCACTGTGGTGTCGTCGCTCCTCTTCGGCGCGGCACTCGGCTCCTTCCTCTGCGGGCGGATCGCCGATCGCCGCGGGCGCCGGGGCCTCATCGGCGCCCTTGCCGTCGTGTTCTTCCTCGCCGCGGTCGTGTGCGCCTTCGCGCCGACCATCGGCGTGATGATCGCCGCGCGCTTCGCGCTCGGCCTCGCGGTCGGCGGCGCCTCCGTCGTGGTCCCGATGTACCTGGCGGAGCTCGCCCCCGCCGCCCGCCGCGGCCGCATCGTCACGACGAACGAGCTGATGATCGTGTCCGGCCAGCTCGCGGCGTTCGTCGTGAACGCCTTGCTCGCCGCCGTCGTCCCCGAGCACGCTGCCGTCTGGCGCTGGATGCTCGTGGTCGCCTCGCTGCCCGCCGTCGTGCTGTTCTTCGGCATGCTCGTCGTCCCGGAGAGCCCGCGCTGGCTCATCCTGCACGGCCGGTTCGCGGAGGGGCTCGCCGTCCTCCGCCGCATCCGCACCGAACACCATGCCGAGCGGGAGGCCGAGGAGATCCGCCGCCACGAGGAGCGCGCCGTGCGCACGCCGCTCCTGACGGAGCTGGCCGTCCCGTGGATCCGCCGCGTGTTCGTCATCGGCCTCCGGATCGCGATGGTGCAGCAGCTCACCGGCGTGAACTCGATCATGTACTACGGCGTCCAGATCCTGCAGAAGTCCGGCTTCGACCAGCAGGGCGCGCTCATCGGCCAGATCGCCAACGGCGTCATCTCGGTGCTCGCCACGTTCGTCGGCATCGCACTGCTCGGCCGGATGGGCCGGCGTCCGCTGCTGATCACCGGCCTGATCGGGACGACGACCTCGCTGCTGCTCGTCGGCGGCGCGTCCGCCCTGCTCGCCGGCACACCTGCCCTGCCGTTCGTGGTGCTGTCGCTGACCGTGACGTTCCTCGCGTTCCAGCAGGGCGCGGTCTCGCCGGTGACCTGGCTGATGCTCGCGGAGATCTTCCCCGCCCGCATCCGCGGCGCCGCGTTCGGGCTCGCCGCGCTCATCCTGTGGCTGACGAACGTCCTGGTCGGGTTCCTGTTCCCTCAGCTGGTGGACGGCATCGGAATCTCGCCGACGTTCTTCCTGTTCGCCGTCGTGGGCGTCGGAGCGGTCGTGTTCGTCGAGCGCTGCCTGCCCGAGACGCGCGGGCGCAGCCTGGAGACGCTGGAGGCCGAGCTGCGGGAGCGGTTCGCCCGCTGA
- the glpX gene encoding class II fructose-bisphosphatase → MPSTDTASLFLHPDRNLAMELVRATEAAAIRATPWIGRGDKNAADGAAVDAMRKFLGTVNFDGLIVIGEGEKDNAPMLFNGEHVGNGRGPACDIAVDPIDGTSLTAAGRQNALSVIAVSDRGTMLDASSVFYMDKIVTGPEGRGVVDLSQPIGDNIRELAKAKGKPVGEIRVAVLDRPRHEGLIEEIRAAGAGTRLMLDGDVAGGINAARYESRIDLCVGIGGSPEGITTACAIKAIGGFMQGRLAPKDDAERAQGIAAGLDMDKVYGADDLVKGDNTFFVATGVTDGGLVEGVRRKGPIIRTESIVLRSKSGTIRRVVADHLAEKWLSADEL, encoded by the coding sequence ATGCCCAGCACCGACACCGCGTCACTCTTCCTTCACCCCGACCGGAACCTGGCCATGGAGCTGGTGCGTGCGACCGAGGCGGCGGCGATCCGGGCCACCCCGTGGATCGGCCGCGGCGACAAGAACGCGGCGGACGGCGCGGCCGTCGACGCGATGCGCAAGTTCCTCGGCACGGTGAACTTCGACGGTCTGATCGTGATCGGCGAGGGCGAGAAGGACAACGCCCCGATGCTGTTCAACGGCGAGCACGTCGGCAACGGCCGCGGACCGGCCTGCGACATCGCGGTCGACCCGATCGACGGCACCTCGCTGACCGCCGCCGGCCGCCAGAACGCGCTGTCGGTCATCGCGGTGTCCGACCGCGGAACGATGCTGGACGCCTCCAGCGTCTTCTACATGGACAAGATCGTCACCGGTCCGGAGGGCCGCGGGGTCGTCGACCTGTCGCAGCCCATCGGCGACAACATCCGCGAGCTGGCGAAGGCCAAGGGCAAGCCGGTGGGCGAGATCCGGGTGGCCGTGCTGGACCGGCCGCGTCACGAGGGCCTCATCGAGGAGATCCGCGCGGCGGGTGCCGGGACGCGCCTCATGCTCGACGGCGACGTGGCCGGCGGCATCAACGCGGCACGCTACGAGTCGCGCATCGACCTGTGCGTCGGCATCGGCGGCAGCCCGGAGGGCATCACGACCGCCTGCGCGATCAAGGCGATCGGCGGCTTCATGCAGGGCCGGCTGGCGCCGAAGGACGACGCGGAGCGCGCCCAGGGGATCGCGGCGGGCCTCGACATGGACAAGGTCTACGGCGCCGACGACCTGGTGAAGGGCGACAACACCTTCTTCGTCGCCACCGGTGTCACCGACGGCGGCCTCGTGGAGGGCGTGCGCCGCAAGGGCCCGATCATCCGCACCGAGTCGATCGTGCTGCGCTCGAAGTCGGGCACCATCCGCCGCGTGGTGGCAGACCACCTCGCGGAGAAGTGGCTGTCGGCCGACGAGCTGTAA
- the xseA gene encoding exodeoxyribonuclease VII large subunit produces MNPGPPTLDAPWPVALLADRIRGWIDRLGTAWVEGEITQWGVSGGNVYGKLKDLREDATISFSIWSSVKARIPADLKQGDRVIAAVKPNYWVKGGSLTMQVSDMRHVGLGDLLERLERLRAQLTAEGLFAAERKKRLPFLPHTIGLVTGKDSDAEKDVLRNAQLRWPAVRFRVVHAAVQGDRTVPEVVSAIRTLDADPEVEVIIVARGGGDFQNLLGFSDERVVRAAAEAATPIVSAIGHEADRPLLDDVADLRASTPTDAAKRVVPDVAEELARVQQARTRIGTRLTHMITHEIDRIGHLRTRPVLASSTWIVDSRSQELTRYVARGVELVERRTEREGTRIAELRGQLRALSPQATLDRGYAIVQNDAGHVVTAPAEAPSGAALRVTVAGGAFAATAGDPVPSPAAQRDE; encoded by the coding sequence ATGAATCCAGGACCGCCGACCCTCGACGCCCCGTGGCCGGTCGCGCTGCTCGCCGACCGCATCCGGGGCTGGATCGACCGGCTCGGCACCGCGTGGGTCGAGGGCGAGATCACGCAGTGGGGCGTCTCCGGCGGCAACGTCTACGGCAAGCTGAAGGACCTCCGCGAGGACGCGACGATCAGCTTCAGCATCTGGTCCTCGGTCAAGGCGCGCATCCCCGCCGACCTCAAGCAGGGCGACCGGGTGATCGCCGCGGTGAAGCCCAACTACTGGGTCAAGGGCGGCAGCCTCACCATGCAGGTGAGCGACATGCGGCACGTGGGTCTCGGCGACCTCCTGGAGCGGCTGGAACGGCTGCGCGCCCAGCTGACGGCGGAGGGGCTGTTCGCGGCCGAGCGCAAGAAGCGGCTGCCGTTCCTCCCCCACACGATCGGGCTGGTGACCGGCAAGGACTCCGATGCCGAGAAGGATGTGCTGCGCAACGCGCAGCTGCGCTGGCCGGCGGTGCGGTTCCGCGTCGTGCACGCGGCCGTGCAGGGCGACCGGACCGTCCCGGAGGTCGTGTCCGCCATCCGCACCCTCGACGCCGATCCCGAGGTGGAGGTCATCATCGTGGCCCGCGGCGGCGGCGACTTCCAGAACCTGCTGGGTTTCAGCGACGAGCGCGTGGTGCGCGCCGCCGCGGAGGCCGCGACCCCGATCGTGAGCGCCATCGGCCACGAGGCCGACCGGCCGCTGCTGGACGACGTCGCCGACCTGCGCGCGTCGACGCCGACCGACGCGGCCAAGCGGGTCGTACCGGACGTCGCGGAGGAGCTGGCGCGCGTGCAGCAGGCCCGCACGCGCATCGGCACACGCCTCACGCACATGATCACGCACGAGATCGACCGGATCGGGCACCTCCGCACCCGGCCGGTGCTGGCCTCCTCGACCTGGATCGTGGACTCCCGCTCGCAGGAGCTCACCCGCTACGTCGCCCGCGGCGTGGAGCTGGTGGAGCGCCGGACGGAGCGCGAGGGCACCCGCATCGCCGAGCTGCGCGGTCAGCTCCGCGCGCTCTCCCCGCAGGCGACGCTCGACCGCGGCTACGCGATCGTGCAGAACGACGCCGGGCACGTGGTGACCGCGCCGGCGGAGGCGCCCTCGGGCGCCGCGCTGCGCGTGACGGTGGCGGGAGGGGCGTTCGCCGCGACCGCGGGCGACCCGGTCCCCTCGCCGGCCGCCCAGCGAGACGAATAA
- a CDS encoding PP2C family protein-serine/threonine phosphatase, with protein sequence MLSGAPPAPPAPLGFETGQSSVSGDYREGNEDSLYASSWSAFVADGVGGHAAGEIASATVSIRLASMLDATEGRIPGEERLRELVAIANSDLALRVRMDPALSGMATTLVGLFSDGERIAVAHTGDSRAYRLRDGGLAQITEDDSLVRELLARGAIGEGDVSSHPLRSVVTHVLGGDPEDAAALHVATEPARRGDRWLLTSDGLTDYVPILDVAETLAAAETPQEAADALVALALLHQARDNVSVVVADVVELAETPEYRPAFGGSAAADPASARTF encoded by the coding sequence ATCCTCTCCGGCGCGCCGCCCGCACCTCCCGCTCCGCTCGGCTTCGAGACCGGGCAGAGCTCGGTCAGCGGCGACTACCGCGAGGGCAACGAGGACTCCCTCTACGCCTCGTCCTGGTCGGCGTTCGTCGCGGACGGCGTCGGCGGGCACGCGGCCGGCGAGATCGCGTCGGCCACGGTCTCGATCCGGCTCGCCTCGATGCTGGACGCGACCGAGGGCCGCATCCCCGGCGAGGAGCGGCTGCGCGAGCTGGTGGCGATCGCGAACTCCGACCTCGCCCTGCGCGTCCGCATGGACCCGGCGCTGTCCGGGATGGCGACGACGCTGGTCGGGCTGTTCTCCGACGGCGAGCGCATCGCCGTCGCGCACACCGGCGACTCCCGCGCCTACCGTCTCCGCGACGGCGGCCTCGCCCAGATCACCGAGGACGACTCCCTCGTGCGCGAGCTGCTCGCGCGGGGAGCGATCGGCGAGGGCGACGTCTCCTCGCATCCCCTGCGCTCGGTGGTCACACACGTGCTGGGCGGGGATCCGGAGGACGCGGCCGCGCTGCACGTCGCCACCGAACCGGCGCGCCGCGGCGACCGCTGGCTGCTGACGAGCGACGGGCTGACCGACTACGTGCCGATCCTCGACGTCGCCGAGACGCTGGCGGCGGCGGAGACGCCCCAGGAGGCCGCCGACGCGCTGGTCGCGCTGGCGCTCCTGCACCAGGCGCGCGACAACGTCTCGGTGGTCGTGGCGGACGTGGTGGAGCTGGCGGAGACGCCCGAGTACCGTCCGGCGTTCGGCGGGTCCGCCGCAGCGGACCCGGCGTCGGCGCGGACGTTCTAG
- the rmuC gene encoding DNA recombination protein RmuC has protein sequence MDTPALLLGLLLGLLIGAAGAGFAVARLLRSREAAAPAVEDPAIVAARHERELLEVRAQEAAAQAALRTELAAADTRVDSLQEQLLGAREQLQRVEERHRAEALAQTERERAESKVLQALAPVRESLSDMQRKVIELETQRNQQHGQLAQQLRSAAESEERLRSTAESLASALRSNSTRGVWGETQLRSVVEAAGLIERVDFDVQSSIHSESGAGRPDMIIRLPGGKSIALDAKVPFNAYLEASQIPATATGTEGAQREALLKQHVKAVRDHITTLGGKAYWTGLESSPELVIAFIPSESLVSSAMEADPSIMEFAFGKRVALASPVTLWSVLKTVAFSWQQDVLTQEAKQLFDLSRTLYSRLGTTAGHIEKLGRSIERTVKDYNGFVGSFERQVFPAARKLGALDESKVIGVLEGIEEAPRELTAFELVEELDAQAEARLRVEAPAAEHARDMHGIDKLALEERARAADRDEDSGAA, from the coding sequence ATGGACACTCCCGCTCTCCTCCTCGGCCTCCTGCTCGGTCTCCTCATCGGAGCGGCCGGCGCGGGATTCGCCGTCGCGCGACTGCTCCGGAGCCGCGAGGCCGCGGCCCCCGCGGTGGAGGACCCGGCGATCGTCGCCGCCCGGCACGAGCGGGAGCTGCTCGAGGTGCGCGCGCAGGAGGCGGCCGCGCAGGCGGCGCTCCGTACGGAGCTCGCCGCCGCCGACACCCGGGTCGACTCGCTGCAGGAGCAGCTGCTCGGGGCCCGCGAGCAGCTGCAGCGGGTCGAGGAGCGGCACCGCGCGGAGGCGCTCGCGCAGACCGAGCGCGAACGTGCCGAGAGCAAGGTGCTCCAGGCGCTGGCGCCCGTGCGCGAGAGCCTGAGCGACATGCAGCGCAAGGTGATCGAGCTCGAGACCCAGCGCAACCAGCAGCACGGCCAGCTCGCGCAGCAGCTCCGGTCGGCGGCCGAGTCGGAAGAGCGGCTGCGCAGCACCGCCGAGTCGCTGGCGTCGGCGCTGCGCTCCAACAGCACGCGCGGCGTCTGGGGCGAGACCCAGCTCCGCAGCGTCGTGGAGGCCGCCGGCCTGATCGAGCGGGTGGACTTCGACGTGCAGTCCAGCATCCACTCGGAGTCCGGCGCCGGGCGTCCCGACATGATCATCCGGCTCCCCGGCGGCAAGAGCATCGCACTCGACGCCAAGGTGCCGTTCAACGCCTACCTCGAGGCCAGCCAGATCCCCGCGACCGCCACCGGCACCGAAGGCGCGCAGCGCGAGGCCCTGCTGAAGCAGCACGTGAAGGCCGTGCGCGACCACATCACGACGCTGGGCGGCAAGGCGTACTGGACGGGGCTGGAGTCCTCCCCCGAGCTGGTCATCGCGTTCATCCCGAGCGAGTCGCTCGTGTCGTCCGCGATGGAGGCCGACCCGTCGATCATGGAGTTCGCGTTCGGCAAACGGGTGGCCCTGGCCTCCCCGGTGACCCTGTGGTCGGTGCTGAAGACCGTCGCGTTCAGCTGGCAGCAGGACGTCCTGACCCAGGAGGCCAAGCAGCTCTTCGACCTCAGCCGCACCCTCTACAGCCGGCTGGGCACGACCGCGGGCCACATCGAGAAGCTCGGTCGGTCGATCGAGCGCACGGTGAAGGACTACAACGGCTTCGTCGGCTCCTTCGAGCGTCAGGTCTTCCCGGCTGCGCGCAAGCTCGGCGCGCTCGACGAGTCCAAGGTGATCGGCGTCCTGGAGGGCATCGAGGAGGCGCCGAGGGAACTCACGGCGTTCGAGCTCGTAGAGGAGCTGGACGCGCAGGCCGAGGCGCGGCTCCGCGTCGAAGCGCCCGCAGCCGAACACGCCCGCGACATGCACGGCATCGACAAGCTGGCGCTCGAGGAGCGGGCCCGCGCCGCTGACCGCGACGAGGACTCCGGCGCCGCCTGA
- a CDS encoding 4-hydroxy-3-methylbut-2-enyl diphosphate reductase, protein MPRIPVKREAGERGRLQDIPVQGHKRVLLAAPRGYCAGVDRAVVAVEKALEHYGAPVYVRKQIVHNVHVVSELEQQGAIFVDEVDEVPTGAHVVFSAHGVSPAVVNAAADRGLLAIDATCPLVTKVHREAVRFARDDFEILLIGHEGHEEVEGTAGEAPEHVTLVNGPEDVDRIEVKDPDKVVWLSQTTLSVDETMETVRRLRERFPNLQDPPSDDICYATQNRQVAIKKVAEDADLVIVVGSANSSNSVRLVEVALEYGAKAAYRVDYASEIRQEWLEGVATVGVTSGASVPEVLVQEVLADLSGAGYAEVQEVKTAEEDLMFSLPKELRKDISGKQDARALGGRSGS, encoded by the coding sequence ATGCCCCGGATCCCCGTCAAGCGGGAGGCCGGCGAGCGTGGGCGGCTTCAGGATATCCCGGTCCAGGGACACAAGCGCGTGCTGCTGGCGGCCCCGCGCGGCTACTGCGCAGGCGTCGACCGCGCCGTCGTGGCGGTCGAGAAGGCGCTCGAGCACTACGGCGCGCCGGTCTACGTGCGCAAGCAGATCGTCCACAACGTGCACGTGGTGTCCGAGCTGGAGCAGCAGGGCGCGATCTTCGTCGACGAGGTGGACGAGGTCCCCACGGGCGCGCACGTCGTCTTCTCGGCGCACGGCGTCTCGCCGGCGGTCGTGAACGCCGCGGCCGACCGCGGACTCCTCGCCATCGACGCCACCTGCCCGCTGGTCACCAAGGTGCACCGCGAGGCCGTCCGGTTCGCCCGCGACGACTTCGAGATCCTGCTGATCGGCCACGAAGGCCACGAGGAGGTCGAGGGCACCGCGGGCGAGGCTCCCGAGCACGTGACGCTCGTGAACGGTCCGGAGGATGTCGACCGCATCGAGGTGAAGGACCCGGACAAGGTGGTGTGGCTGTCGCAGACCACACTGTCGGTGGACGAGACGATGGAGACGGTCCGCCGGCTCCGCGAGCGCTTCCCGAACCTCCAGGACCCGCCGAGCGACGACATCTGCTACGCGACGCAGAACCGCCAGGTCGCGATCAAGAAGGTCGCAGAGGATGCGGACCTGGTGATCGTGGTCGGCTCGGCCAACTCCTCCAACTCGGTGCGCCTCGTGGAGGTCGCGCTCGAGTACGGCGCGAAGGCCGCCTACCGCGTCGACTACGCCAGCGAGATCCGCCAGGAGTGGCTGGAGGGCGTGGCGACGGTCGGTGTGACGAGCGGCGCCTCGGTGCCGGAGGTGCTGGTGCAGGAGGTGCTGGCCGACCTCTCCGGCGCGGGCTACGCGGAGGTGCAGGAGGTCAAGACGGCGGAGGAGGACCTGATGTTCTCGCTGCCGAAGGAGCTCCGCAAGGACATCAGCGGCAAGCAGGACGCGCGGGCGCTGGGCGGCCGGTCGGGGAGCTGA
- a CDS encoding DUF6264 family protein — MSEHDPEKAPDERPRPKYGELAPPGWVWKPPQDADRLDTTHHSPAASEVEQPPAPPQQPGLWGGQHGGGQQGGGQQGGGPHNGDQHGFGRPGGPQGHDAYGRPYSQSPQLRADAPRWNITTTIVLLVVGFFGMSYTIGTLQSLPSVMQLMHTSLNLGKYVQDPSVAPLITVGTIAMAGIWAVSLGLSIWLLVQKRLAFYVPLVAGIVAFVTLFVILGLIFSTDPVLLDYYNGIAPATPGPTTPAPSSPPPTSPAPTPGTSA; from the coding sequence ATGAGCGAGCACGACCCGGAGAAGGCGCCGGACGAACGACCGCGCCCGAAATACGGCGAGCTCGCCCCTCCCGGCTGGGTGTGGAAGCCTCCGCAGGACGCGGACCGGCTGGACACCACGCACCACAGCCCCGCAGCGTCGGAGGTCGAGCAGCCTCCCGCGCCGCCGCAGCAGCCCGGGCTCTGGGGCGGGCAGCACGGCGGCGGGCAGCAGGGCGGCGGGCAGCAGGGTGGCGGGCCGCACAACGGCGACCAGCACGGTTTCGGCCGCCCCGGCGGCCCGCAGGGCCACGACGCCTATGGCCGTCCGTACTCGCAGAGCCCCCAGCTGCGCGCCGACGCTCCACGCTGGAACATCACGACGACCATCGTGCTGCTCGTCGTCGGCTTCTTCGGGATGTCGTACACGATCGGCACCCTGCAGAGCCTCCCCTCGGTGATGCAGCTCATGCACACCTCGCTGAACCTCGGCAAGTACGTCCAGGACCCGTCCGTCGCCCCGCTGATCACCGTGGGGACGATCGCCATGGCGGGCATCTGGGCGGTCTCGCTCGGGCTCTCGATCTGGCTGCTCGTGCAGAAGCGGCTGGCGTTCTACGTCCCGCTCGTCGCCGGGATCGTGGCGTTCGTGACGCTCTTCGTTATCCTGGGCCTGATTTTCTCCACGGACCCGGTGCTGCTCGACTACTACAACGGGATCGCCCCCGCGACCCCGGGCCCGACGACGCCGGCGCCGAGCTCGCCGCCCCCGACGAGCCCGGCGCCGACGCCCGGGACTTCGGCCTGA